The sequence below is a genomic window from Kitasatospora kifunensis.
ACCCGGAGCCGTTCGACATGGCGCGCATCCGCGAGGAGTTCACGCGCGAGCAGTGGCCGGTCACCCGGACGTACACGGTGCGGGCCTGGGACGCTGCGCAGCACGAGCTGACCGTCGACTTCGTGGTCCACGGCGACGAGGGCCTGGCCGGACCGTGGGCCGCCCGGGCGCAGCCCGGCGAGACGGTGCGGTTCCTGGGCCCCGGCGGCGGCTACGCCCCGGAGCAGAGCGCCGACTGGCACCTGCTGGCGGGCGACGAGAGCGCCCTGCCCGCGATCGCCGCCGCGCTGGAACGGATGCCGGCCGGCGCCGTGGTGCACGCCTTCGTCGAGGTCGCGGACGCCGCGGAGGAGCAGAAGATCGTCTCGCCCGCCGACGTCAAGGTCAGCTGGCTGCACCGCGGCGAGCGTCCGGTGGGCGAGGCGCTGATCGAGGCGGTGCGCGCGCTGGACTTCCCCGCCGGCGCGGTGTCCGCCTTCGTGCACGGCGAGGCGGGCTTCGTGAAGGAGCTGCGGCGCCAGCTGCGCCTGGAGCACGGCGTGCCGCGCGAGCAGTTGTCGATCTCGGGCTACTGGCGCCTGGGCCAGAGCGACGAGGCGTGGCGGGCGGCCAAGCGCGAGTGGAACGCCCAGGTGGAGGCCGAGCAGGACGCGTAGACCGGCTGACCCGGGCCGGCTGCGCTCAGCCACCCGGGGCACCTGGCCGGGCGCGCGGGCGGGTCACGGGGTGCCGGGCGACCGGGGCGACTAGCTTGCCGGTGGATCGGACCGATGCCACCGGGAGCAGCCGTCATGACAACTCCGCACCGCCCCGCGCCGGCGCAGGTGCGCGCCTGGCAGGTGCTGCGCAATCCGAAGGCCTGGTACTTCCCCGCCGGCATCGTCGCCCTGCTGGCGCTGCTGCTGTCGCTGCTCTACCTGGGCGGCGTGGCGGACCCGAGCGGGGACCTGCACCGACTGCCGATCGGGCTGGTCAACGCCGACCGCGGCACCACCGTGGCCGGGCGCCAGGAGAACCTCGGCGCCCAGCTCGTCGCCGGGATCAGCAACGCCCCCGACCCCAAGGAGCAGGTCTCCTGGCGGCTGCTGGACCGGGCGGGTGCCCAGGACGGCCTGACCTCGGGGAAGCTGGACGGCGTGCTCGAGGTCCCCGACGGCTTCACCGCCGCGGTCGCCGCGCTCGGCAGCACCAGCGCACGGCCCCCCGCACGCCCCACCGTCAACGTGCTGACCAACCCCGGGGTGGGCAGCCTGGCCTCCTCGCTGGCCAGCTCGATCACCCAGGCGGCCGCCCGCCAGGCCTCGCTGCAGCTCGGCGGCTCGCTGACGGCGGCTGCCGCCTCGTCCCCTCACGGCGGCGCGCCGAGCAACGCGACGCGCCTGCTGCTCGCCGACCCGATCACCGTCTCGGTCCAGGTCGGCCACCCGATCGGTTCGCACAGCGGCCTGGGGCTGACCGCCTTCTACTACACCCTGCTGCTGGTCCTCAGCGGCTTCTTGGGTGCCAACATCATCAGCAACGGCGTCGACGTGGGCCTCGGCTACGCCGACAGCGAGCTCGGCCCCTGGCACACCCGCCGCCCCGTGGTGCCGATCAACCGCACCCAGACGCTGCTCGCCAAGTGGGGCATGTCGGTGGTGCTGGCCGCGGTGACCTCCTCGCTGGTGATGGTCGGCGGCATCGTGATCATCGGCATCGACGCCTCGCACCTGCCGCTGCTGTGGGTCTTCTCGTTCTGCGCGAGCGCGGCGGTGGGCTTGGGCGTGCAGGCCATCAACGCCGCGTTCGGCGGTATCGGACAGCTCGTCAGCATGTTCGTCTTCGTCGCCGTCGCCCTGCCCTCCTCCGGTGCGACGATCCCACTGCAGGCGCTGCCCTCCTTCTACCGCTGGCTGGCCACCTTCGAGCCGATGCGCCAACTCAGCGACGGCACCCGCGCGATCCTCTACTTCGATGCCCGCGCCGACGCCGGACTCGTCCGCGCCTGGATCGCCATCGCCGTCGCCGTGGTCCTGGCCCTGGCCTTCGGCCTGGCCATCACCCGCTACTACGACCGCAAGGGCCTGCACCGGATGGTCCCCAAGATCGCCTGAGCACAGCCGTGCCGGCCGCCTGGCACGCAGCTCGGCGGCCGTACCGGCGTCGCGCCGCGGGCCGGTCTCAGCCCACCAGGCGGGCGAGCAGCTCCGGGTGGTCGGCCAAGGCATCGGTGAGCGCCTGCTGGGCGAGCGGCTGGTAGCGCTCGGTGTCCGTGCCGGCCCAGTCGATCGAGCCGAACGGCGGCTGCGGATCGTACTCGTTGGCATCCTCCCCGCGCTAAGGCACGGGGATTCCGGCCGCGCCGTCGGCACGGGGCTTGCGCCCTGCATCGGCGGCGTTCCGGTGGGTTCCCCGTTCAACGGGCCGTGCCTGGCGTGGGATTGCCACACCGGGTCTCACCGGCCCTCCAGGGGCGTTTAGCCTGTCCGCCCGCCCGGCGGCCAGGATGTTTCGAGCGGCGTTGAGGTCACGGTCATGCAGCACCCCGCACGCACCACAGGTCCAGGCGCGGACCGCGAGGGGCTTGGAGCCGTCGCGGTGCCCGCACGCGGAGCAGAGCTGGGAGGAGGGGAACGCACGGTGCACGATCCCGACGTACCTCCCGTAGCGGGCGGCCTTCTCCTCCAGCATGCGCCGGAAGGTGGACCATCCGGCGTCGTGCACCGACTTGGCCAGGAGGCCACCGACAACAAAGAGAATCCCGGCACTCCGCGCCTCCAAACCAAGCGCCCTTCCCCCACCCTCCGGGCGACCAGTTGGAGCGCCATGTCGATACCGGCCGAGAGGCCGGCGGCAGTGATGCACCGCCAGTCCTCCACCCACCACTGCGCCACCAGCGTCGTGCCGAAGCGGATGAGCAGATCCCGG
It includes:
- a CDS encoding siderophore-interacting protein — translated: MADQPTRRTPQAREAQVLRTERITPHMVRLVLGGAGLDGFDATEFTDHYIKVLFAPEGVSYPEPFDMARIREEFTREQWPVTRTYTVRAWDAAQHELTVDFVVHGDEGLAGPWAARAQPGETVRFLGPGGGYAPEQSADWHLLAGDESALPAIAAALERMPAGAVVHAFVEVADAAEEQKIVSPADVKVSWLHRGERPVGEALIEAVRALDFPAGAVSAFVHGEAGFVKELRRQLRLEHGVPREQLSISGYWRLGQSDEAWRAAKREWNAQVEAEQDA
- a CDS encoding YhgE/Pip domain-containing protein, giving the protein MTTPHRPAPAQVRAWQVLRNPKAWYFPAGIVALLALLLSLLYLGGVADPSGDLHRLPIGLVNADRGTTVAGRQENLGAQLVAGISNAPDPKEQVSWRLLDRAGAQDGLTSGKLDGVLEVPDGFTAAVAALGSTSARPPARPTVNVLTNPGVGSLASSLASSITQAAARQASLQLGGSLTAAAASSPHGGAPSNATRLLLADPITVSVQVGHPIGSHSGLGLTAFYYTLLLVLSGFLGANIISNGVDVGLGYADSELGPWHTRRPVVPINRTQTLLAKWGMSVVLAAVTSSLVMVGGIVIIGIDASHLPLLWVFSFCASAAVGLGVQAINAAFGGIGQLVSMFVFVAVALPSSGATIPLQALPSFYRWLATFEPMRQLSDGTRAILYFDARADAGLVRAWIAIAVAVVLALAFGLAITRYYDRKGLHRMVPKIA
- a CDS encoding zinc ribbon domain-containing protein, which translates into the protein MVVPGSAHPLRHDAGGAVVGGGLAVHHCRRPLGRYRHGAPTGRPEGGGRALGLEARSAGILFVVGGLLAKSVHDAGWSTFRRMLEEKAARYGRYVGIVHRAFPSSQLCSACGHRDGSKPLAVRAWTCGACGVLHDRDLNAARNILAAGRADRLNAPGGPVRPGVAIPRQARPVERGTHRNAADAGRKPRADGAAGIPVP